The DNA segment AAACGGCGGTAGAGCATATTACCACCTTTGCCCGGGAGCAGCATACCTCCGTCTGGGATGCCATGAATCGCCTCCGCTATGCACCGGATACCCTCTTCTCTGAAAAGGGCAAAATTGATGTGGAAGGTTTTATCACCTTGATTGAATTTTATCGCGGAGAAATGCTGGGAAAACGGGGACTGGCAAAAAAAGTCCGGGCCCTGGTGGATAACATCGATTACTGGAGCTACCTGGTCACCGAATACAACAAAAACGAAAAGGCCGCCCGCTTCAAGTTTCTCAACATTGAGTATCTTATTCAATCCATAGAAACCTGGGAAAATGACCCAGACAATCTGGATCCCACATTATATCCATATTTAAATCGTATTAGTTTGATCACCCGAGATGACGAAAACGAAGAAAACCAGCGGGGTAAGGTCAATCTTATGACGATCCATGCCTCCAAGGGGCTCGAGTTTCCCGTGGTCTTTATCGCCGGAGCCGAGGACGGGCTTATTCCCCATGCCCGCAGTCTCGAAGAAGGGGAAGGAAATATCGAAGAAGAGCGGCGACTTTTTTATGTGGCCATTACCCGGGCCCGCGACAAATTGTATATTACCAGTTGCCGCCAGCGTAAGCGTTTACAAAGCCTTGTTGAATGTAAACCCTCCCCTTTTCTGGAAGAAATTCCCCAGCACCTGGTGGAATACCACGAAGGAGAACAGGCCATAGAAAGCCCTGAGGAGGCGGCAGATTATTTTGCCCAGATTAAAGGGCGCTTTGGAGCGGCAGGATGAACAGAAATCCTTTGCAACCTAACGCTCCTTCGGATAGCCTTTCTTTCCGTTGCCGTCCTGGTTGCGGAGCCTGCTGTATCTGGATTTCCATCTCTTCCCCCATCCCTCCGGCAGGGCCAGGCCTTCCGGGCATGCCATCAGGAAAAGCCGCAGGGACGCCCTGTATCCATCTCGATGAACATCGTTACTGCCGTATCCATAATACTCTTCATTATCCAGAGGTGTGTCGCAATTTTATCCCCCATCCGGACACCTGTGGGTCCAGCTACGAAGAGGCCCGCGAAATTTTAAGCTTTTTAGAAGAGGCAAGTCGACCAGAATAGGTAATTTGCTCTATAGCCAATACTTTTCTATACCCTCATACTTAAGACAGTATAGGGCTTCAGTATTTATTCTGGGGACCATCACACCCACTATTACTACAGAGTGGGTGAATATACCTTTTTGCGGAGGTAAGTAATGATACAACGACCTATTCAGAGGGGACTTCTACTTGTTGGAACGTTTATATCCCTCACAGTGTTCTTATCCTGTGCCCCCAGGACCATGCGATCTGTGGTGGATTCCCGGGGATTTCTTTTTGGTGTGGCGGTTCGCCCAGGGGATCTCCTGGACCCCAAGGATTCCAAGTTATTAAAAGATAACTTTAATATCCTTGTGGCAGAAAACATCATGAAACTTCAATATCTCCGTCCCACCGCTACCTTCTGGAACTGGTCCGACGTGGATAATCTTGTGCGATTTGCCGAGGAGAATCGGATGAAACTCCGGGGCCACACCTTTGTATGGCATAATCAAAATCCGCCGTTTATCAACAACCTGTCAGATAAGGAAGCAGCCCTGAAGGTTCTTACGGAAACCATTACAGAAGTCCTTACCCGCTACAAGGGCAAATTCTACGAATACGATGTTTGCAATGAAGTTATCGATGACAACGGGGTACTGCGCAATTCAATCTGGATGCGAACCATTGGGCCCGAATACATCGATATAGCCTTTAAAACGGCCCGGCAGGCTGATCCGTCGGTAAAACTGATCTTGAACGATTACAACAACGAATACGCGGGAACGGTGAAAGGGGATGCCTTTTATAACCTGGTCAAGGGTATGGTTGATCGGGGAGTTCCCATCGATGGGGTAGGTTTCCAACTCCACATGCTGGCGGAACTACCGGTAAATAAAGAAGCTTTACAGGCAAACATTAAGCGGTTCCGGGATCTGGGACTTACGGTCTCCTTTACCGAAGTGGATGTCCGCATAAAACTACCCGTCACCCCCGAAAAAGAGGCGGCCCAGCAGGCAGTGTATGAGGACCTTTTGCGGATTGCCCGGGAAGAAAATATTTCATGCTTTGTGCTCTGGGGCTATACCGATGCCTACAGTTGGATTCCGGGAACCTTCGCTGGTTACGGTAGCGCCCATCCCTTTGACCAAAACAAACAACCGAAAAAACTGTACGGATCCCTACGGAAAATTTTAGAAAAATAAGGGAAAGTCAGTACGGGGGACCGGCGGCTCCATTTTTTACAACTGAAAACCAAGTTCATGAAGCATTCGTCGGTCCTCCACAAAAGGAATGCCGCTGGTAGTAAGCAGGTTGCCTGAAATTGTCGCATTTGCTCCCGACCGGAAACAGGCTGCACCCTTATCAGAGAGCAACCTTCGACCTCCCGCAAGACGAAGATAAGCCTGGGGTAAAATATAGCGAAAAATAGCTACAATGCGCCGAAATTCTTTCTCAGAAAGAACGGGGTTTTTCTCGTAAGGAGTGCCCGAAATGGGATCAAGTAAATTTAGGGGAACCGAGAGTATTCCAAGTTCCCGTAACACAAAGGCCATATCGATACGATCCTCCATGGTCTCCCCTAGCCCAAAAATCCCGCCAGAACATACCGAAAACCCAAATCTTTGGGCCAGGCGAATCGCATTGACTTTTTCTTCGTAGGTATGGGTACTACAGACAAAAGGGAAAAAACGAGGAGCCGTTTCTAGATTATTATGAATTCGATCAAGGCCTGCTTCTCTTAGACTCCGGTACTGAGATTCCTCAAGGATCCCTAATGAGGCACAGACATAAAGTTCTGTTTCTTTTTTAATTCCTCTAATTATTTTACAAATTCTTTCTAGTTCTTTTGACTCAACCGATCTTCCAGAAATCACAATAGAAAACCGATGAATACCCGCCCTGGCACAAAGACGGGCTTGTTCAAGAATTTTTTCTTCAGACAAAAGAGGATATTCCTGAACCGGTGTTACATAATACACCGACTGGGCACAAAATTTACAATCCTCAGGACAACGACCACTACGGGCGTTCACAATAGCACACACATCAAAAACATTCCCACAGAAGTGACGACGAATCTTTTCTGCCCCTTCACAAAGCGGTTCGAGAGGAACCGTAACAAGGAACAGGGCTTGTTCTTTATCTACTGGTGTACCATCAAGTACCTGCTGAATTATTGACTCAAGATGCATTTGTTTCTCCTATTGTTTGATAATTCCAATTTTCAGCCATGAGATTCTTTATGGTTCGTACCATTATACCAGGATGAGGAGCTTTCCATACAGCGGACACCACCGCAATTCCACCACACCCTCGCTTCATCACCTGGGGAACCTGATCCATCCCGATACCACCGATAGCTAACACAGGAATTCGTACCGCGCTGCACACTGCCTCAAGCCCTTCAAGATTATTGGGTCGGATATCCTGTTTTGTTTCAGTAGGGAATACTGCTCCATAGCCCAGATAACGTGCTCCCTGCAGTTCTGCTTGCTGGGCCTCCTCAATAGTACCAACCGAAACACCATAGAGTTTGTTCCGTCCCCAGAGTTTTCGAGCTACCAAAAGGGGAAGATCCTTTCGGCCTAAATGTACTCCATCTGCATCGAGGGCCATAGCCATATCAAGCCGATCATCCACAATAAAAAGGATACCTCTTTCTCGGCACTGCGCCCTCAGCCAACGGCCCTCTTCATAAAATACCCGATCCGACACAGCCGGTATTCCTTCTAATTTTTTCTCCCTCAGTTGAATCATATCAGGACGAGCTTCCAATATGTTTTCCAGCATCGTTTGATACTGGTCAGGAGCACATAAAAACCGGCCCGTGATAACACAAAGGATGCCTCCTGCCGGAATGGACAAGTTCTGGGTTGGTTCTTCATTTTCACAATATTGCATACTTTCCCCTTCTTTTTTTACTGCCTTTTTTGCCTGGGCAGTCCCTCCCTATCATAAAAAGCATGAAAATGATGTACCGGTCCGTGCCCCTTTCCTAAGGGGATCCCCTCTTTAATTGCTTCCGTAAGCCAGGCTTTTGCCTCCGCTATGGCCTCTTCAAGATTGCTTCCCCGGGCCCAAAGGGCAGTAATAGCCGATGATAAGGAACAACCAGTCCCATGGGTATGAACGCTAACAATACGAATACCCGGAAAGACTTTTATCGATGAATCGGTCGCTAAGAGATCGTCACACTGAGCAGCAAGGTGGCCCCCCTTAAGAAGTACCGCCCGGGCCCCTAAGAAAAGAAGCTTGTGCGCAGCCCGTTCCATATCTTGAATATTCTGAATAGATTCTCCGGTAAGAACCTCAGCCTCATAAATATTAGGAGTTATAAGATCTGCCAGGGGAAATAGTTCATCCACGAGTACCTGACGGTCCTGGGGATCCAAAAGGGGATAGCCGCTTTTGGAGACCATGACAGGGTCTAGGACAACCAGAGGTGGCCGATAAAACCGAAGATGCTGGGCTACCGTTCGTATCGCAGCGGCATTCCCTACCATACCTATTTTTACCCCATCTACCCGAATATCCTGAAAAATCCCCTCAATCTGGGCACCAATCATCTCTTCCGGTATGCTATGCACCTGGAGCACCGCCTGGGTATTTTGGGCCGTCACAGCACAAACCACAGACATACCGTAACAACCAAGGGCAGCAAAGGTTTTAAGATCCGCCTGGATACCCGCCCCTCCAGAGGCATCGCTCCCTGCAATAGTAAGAAGCTGTTTCATGATGTACATCTCCCTTATGCTGGATCACCCGGGACTGCCTGGAGAGGAATAGATTTGTTTCAGTTAGAAAAAACTAAACCAAGGAAGGGAGAAAACATTTATCCACCACCTGCTTTCCTCCGCCGGTATTACCCGGATCAGGTTCATGGGTCAGGGGACGTCCCTTTCTCAGCCAGCCATTCCTGGCTCCCCAAGCAGCAACTCGCTTTATGCTACGACAGGAACGGTTTTTCGTCAACAGAAGTATTGACTATTTTTTGTTTTTGGTGCATAGTAAGCCCTGTCAGTCGACGGTGGATGTAGCTCAGTTGGTAGAGCGCCAGACTGTGGATCTGGGTGTCGCGGGTTCGAGCCCCGTCATCCACCCATGCGGCATCGGATCCGGCGCTCATACAACATATGCGTTCGTAGCTCAGCTGGATAGAGCGACGGACTTCGAATCCGTAGGCCGGGGGTTCGAGTCCCTCCGGACGCAGGATGTTCTGTAGCAGTGGAGGGTACTACAGTCTCCGGTTAACGGAGAAAAGGCCCGTGCGTAATGAAGAAGGGGACTTTCCGATAGTACCGAGCTACGGGACAGAAACAGTCGCTGTGAGGATAGAGCATTCTGTCCGTCAGGGGCGAGTATTTTGGGCCGCTAGCTCAGCTGGCAGAGCAGCAGACTCTTAATCTGCGGGTCGAAGGTTCGATCCCTTCGCGGCTCATCTGCGGGAATAGCTCAGTGGTAGAGCGCCACCTTGCCAAGGTGGATGTCGCGGGTTCAAGCCCCGTTTCCCGCTTTACAACCGTGCAGGAATTGCACGGTTTTTTTATTTTGATACCCAATAGTCACTGTAAATAAAACCTTAAAGAAACACAAAATGTTATAAAGCATATATTTAGAGAGCACCTTAACCTCAATCCTATTGACAGAACCGGGACTTTTCAGTACAGTAGTTGCGGCTGTAATATATACCACCGGCATGCGAGAGTGGTGAAATTGGTAGACACGCTAGACTTAGGATCTAGTGCCTCAGGCGTAAGGGTTCAAGTCCCTTCTCTCGCAAGCACCGTGGGGTTCTTCTAGAAAAGAGTCCCACCTGGGGTATGCGGGAATAGCTCAGTGGTAGAGCGCCACCTTGCCAA comes from the Treponema sp. J25 genome and includes:
- a CDS encoding endo-1,4-beta-xylanase gives rise to the protein MIQRPIQRGLLLVGTFISLTVFLSCAPRTMRSVVDSRGFLFGVAVRPGDLLDPKDSKLLKDNFNILVAENIMKLQYLRPTATFWNWSDVDNLVRFAEENRMKLRGHTFVWHNQNPPFINNLSDKEAALKVLTETITEVLTRYKGKFYEYDVCNEVIDDNGVLRNSIWMRTIGPEYIDIAFKTARQADPSVKLILNDYNNEYAGTVKGDAFYNLVKGMVDRGVPIDGVGFQLHMLAELPVNKEALQANIKRFRDLGLTVSFTEVDVRIKLPVTPEKEAAQQAVYEDLLRIAREENISCFVLWGYTDAYSWIPGTFAGYGSAHPFDQNKQPKKLYGSLRKILEK
- the thiE gene encoding thiamine phosphate synthase, encoding MQYCENEEPTQNLSIPAGGILCVITGRFLCAPDQYQTMLENILEARPDMIQLREKKLEGIPAVSDRVFYEEGRWLRAQCRERGILFIVDDRLDMAMALDADGVHLGRKDLPLLVARKLWGRNKLYGVSVGTIEEAQQAELQGARYLGYGAVFPTETKQDIRPNNLEGLEAVCSAVRIPVLAIGGIGMDQVPQVMKRGCGGIAVVSAVWKAPHPGIMVRTIKNLMAENWNYQTIGETNAS
- the thiD gene encoding bifunctional hydroxymethylpyrimidine kinase/phosphomethylpyrimidine kinase, whose protein sequence is MKQLLTIAGSDASGGAGIQADLKTFAALGCYGMSVVCAVTAQNTQAVLQVHSIPEEMIGAQIEGIFQDIRVDGVKIGMVGNAAAIRTVAQHLRFYRPPLVVLDPVMVSKSGYPLLDPQDRQVLVDELFPLADLITPNIYEAEVLTGESIQNIQDMERAAHKLLFLGARAVLLKGGHLAAQCDDLLATDSSIKVFPGIRIVSVHTHGTGCSLSSAITALWARGSNLEEAIAEAKAWLTEAIKEGIPLGKGHGPVHHFHAFYDREGLPRQKRQ
- a CDS encoding YkgJ family cysteine cluster protein, which translates into the protein MNRNPLQPNAPSDSLSFRCRPGCGACCIWISISSPIPPAGPGLPGMPSGKAAGTPCIHLDEHRYCRIHNTLHYPEVCRNFIPHPDTCGSSYEEAREILSFLEEASRPE
- the bioB gene encoding biotin synthase BioB; amino-acid sequence: MHLESIIQQVLDGTPVDKEQALFLVTVPLEPLCEGAEKIRRHFCGNVFDVCAIVNARSGRCPEDCKFCAQSVYYVTPVQEYPLLSEEKILEQARLCARAGIHRFSIVISGRSVESKELERICKIIRGIKKETELYVCASLGILEESQYRSLREAGLDRIHNNLETAPRFFPFVCSTHTYEEKVNAIRLAQRFGFSVCSGGIFGLGETMEDRIDMAFVLRELGILSVPLNLLDPISGTPYEKNPVLSEKEFRRIVAIFRYILPQAYLRLAGGRRLLSDKGAACFRSGANATISGNLLTTSGIPFVEDRRMLHELGFQL